A genomic region of Gemmata massiliana contains the following coding sequences:
- a CDS encoding sigma-70 family RNA polymerase sigma factor, translating into MNATRPAEILRQLEQSGATDVELLTHFASTKDAVAFETLVRRHGALVLGVCRRVTRNPHDAEDAFQATFLVLAQKAGALRNAALLGNWLYGVVFRIACRARRSVGRRRAREVTMANLPEYPVPDSGRVMPELAPILDEELAALAGCYREAIVLCDLRGASREEAAAALGVPEGTLSSRLANGRKKLAVRLAKRGIVLSVALLPSVVFELQAATILPNELLTKTCGLIADYSAIGAVPSPLAKLTQGGFTVRKTFVFGLVLTVAVTGAVFAATPRENALPPDPPKVPAVVELPAEQPKPKEEAKTVEKATTFATTPKLRHSFDLSVGWGQPWFGTRPARTSRSLGWNTVELGAVRGTVRLFGCSGPQAILNQLPVILTRGAHLVAVAPNGKGIITDLREYKLISGHHHLAYWSEGNNQPPGGGGEGGSGPASLVKPMLVISKTVKLDSTETRGYTFAAEGKTFRTRAWEDAATSGPENLEVLEVDATNGKIIKSLMKVKYGESTLSPDGKRLAVLDNEMTKVTVYDVDRGEKLSESTLPTDSTVELPGGKTVDIPIHPEPQLLKFSPDGRRLVVSRGIGRSRVLNTDTGATLPRLEGTALAEVHFDSHAFSGDGRLLAAMRRVYKISVKNPGPKAGRGAVEPMSLSGNDWILTVWDTQTGKVLKSWKSSSGVRWAFCPAKPLLAVLEENGVGNTRVGFWDFAAEVEKK; encoded by the coding sequence ATGAACGCGACCCGACCGGCAGAAATCCTGCGGCAACTGGAGCAGTCCGGTGCGACCGATGTCGAACTGCTCACCCACTTTGCTTCCACCAAGGACGCGGTCGCGTTCGAGACTCTGGTGCGCCGACACGGGGCGCTGGTACTGGGCGTGTGCCGTCGTGTGACTCGGAACCCGCACGACGCCGAAGACGCATTTCAGGCTACGTTTCTGGTGCTTGCACAAAAGGCCGGTGCGCTCCGGAACGCCGCACTTCTCGGGAACTGGTTGTACGGTGTCGTGTTCCGGATCGCGTGCCGTGCGCGACGCTCGGTTGGTCGGCGCCGAGCGCGGGAGGTCACAATGGCGAACCTACCCGAATATCCCGTACCCGATTCCGGCCGCGTGATGCCGGAATTGGCTCCGATTCTGGACGAGGAACTCGCCGCGCTCGCGGGGTGCTATCGCGAGGCGATTGTGTTGTGCGACCTGCGCGGCGCCTCCCGTGAAGAGGCGGCTGCGGCTTTGGGCGTTCCCGAAGGCACACTTTCGAGTCGGCTGGCCAATGGGCGCAAGAAACTCGCGGTGCGTCTCGCGAAACGCGGAATCGTTCTCTCGGTCGCGCTTTTGCCATCGGTTGTCTTCGAACTTCAAGCCGCAACGATACTTCCGAACGAGTTACTCACGAAAACCTGTGGGCTGATTGCGGACTACTCGGCGATTGGTGCGGTTCCAAGTCCGCTTGCCAAGCTTACTCAAGGGGGATTCACCGTGCGCAAAACATTTGTGTTCGGGTTGGTGCTGACTGTTGCGGTAACGGGAGCCGTATTCGCGGCCACCCCGCGTGAAAATGCGCTACCACCCGATCCGCCGAAGGTGCCGGCAGTTGTGGAGTTACCAGCGGAGCAACCGAAACCCAAAGAAGAAGCGAAGACTGTTGAGAAGGCAACCACGTTCGCTACCACACCGAAGCTCCGGCACTCGTTTGACTTGTCCGTGGGTTGGGGCCAACCGTGGTTTGGAACGCGACCGGCACGCACCTCGCGGTCGCTGGGTTGGAACACGGTGGAGCTTGGGGCGGTCCGGGGAACCGTCCGGTTGTTTGGTTGTTCGGGACCACAGGCGATCCTGAACCAATTGCCGGTCATCCTGACGCGGGGGGCGCATCTCGTTGCCGTTGCACCGAATGGCAAAGGTATCATCACCGACCTTCGCGAGTACAAGCTGATTAGTGGACACCACCACTTGGCCTATTGGTCCGAAGGCAACAACCAACCGCCCGGTGGGGGCGGTGAGGGGGGATCAGGGCCGGCTTCATTGGTGAAACCAATGCTGGTCATTTCCAAGACGGTCAAACTCGATTCCACCGAAACGCGCGGTTACACGTTCGCAGCCGAAGGAAAGACATTTCGCACGAGGGCGTGGGAAGACGCGGCGACCAGTGGCCCAGAGAATCTCGAAGTTCTGGAGGTGGACGCGACGAACGGAAAGATCATCAAATCATTGATGAAAGTCAAATACGGTGAATCAACCCTATCACCAGACGGGAAACGACTTGCCGTTCTTGATAATGAGATGACGAAAGTAACCGTTTACGATGTGGACCGTGGGGAGAAGTTGTCGGAGTCCACATTGCCGACCGATTCAACTGTTGAACTCCCTGGCGGAAAAACGGTAGACATCCCGATCCATCCTGAGCCGCAGCTTCTCAAATTCTCTCCTGACGGGCGCCGGCTCGTTGTTTCTCGTGGAATCGGGAGGAGTCGGGTTCTAAACACCGATACGGGGGCCACACTTCCGCGGTTGGAGGGAACCGCGCTTGCAGAAGTGCATTTTGATTCACACGCTTTCAGCGGTGACGGTCGATTACTCGCGGCAATGCGCCGAGTTTACAAGATTAGCGTGAAAAACCCTGGCCCGAAGGCCGGCCGCGGAGCCGTAGAACCGATGTCATTGTCGGGAAATGATTGGATTCTGACAGTTTGGGACACGCAAACCGGGAAAGTGTTGAAGTCCTGGAAGAGCAGTAGTGGAGTGCGGTGGGCGTTTTGCCCGGCAAAGCCGCTCCTTGCGGTTTTGGAAGAGAATGGGGTGGGCAACACCCGCGTCGGGTTCTGGGATTTTGCCGCGGAGGTGGAGAAGAAATAG
- a CDS encoding DEAD/DEAH box helicase family protein: MSDTPVALSYDRGTVTVTGGPPGFVFNTLPGVVFDPRTTAHRAQGRHYRAIVEQLIREKIPYEDTARGWSNEPSGWKLNAERTPRDYQLNALNGWMKGGRRGVVVMPTGTGKTFVAFLCIEKVSRPTIVVTPKIDLMVQWARELEQSFGVTVGMVGGNEHNFQPLTVTTYDSAYIHLEKWSNKYGLIIFDECHHLPGVSYSEAANASLAPFRLGLTATPERADGGEQMFPQLIGPTSYRLDITDVAGEFLAPYETRKVFVDLTQEEEETYRNCREEYKKFTAERGISMSGPDGFRRFLFEASKSPDGWKAIRAYREQKRIVQAASGKFKLLEDLLVRHANDRVLIFTADNATVYEIARRYLIPAMTNQTKPKERKAILSNFHAGAFNAVVTCQVLNEGVDVPAAGVGIVLSGTGSATENVQRLGRILRKYGDKQAILYEVIARNTAEEFVSDRRRQHRAFQ; encoded by the coding sequence ATGAGCGATACACCGGTTGCGCTGAGTTACGATCGCGGCACCGTAACGGTGACGGGCGGCCCGCCCGGGTTCGTCTTCAACACGCTTCCCGGCGTGGTGTTCGACCCGCGCACCACCGCCCACCGCGCTCAGGGGCGGCACTACCGGGCCATCGTCGAACAGTTGATCCGCGAAAAGATTCCCTACGAAGACACCGCACGCGGATGGTCGAACGAACCGTCCGGCTGGAAACTGAACGCGGAGCGCACCCCGCGCGACTATCAACTGAACGCCCTGAACGGATGGATGAAGGGCGGGCGGCGCGGTGTGGTCGTGATGCCGACCGGGACCGGGAAGACGTTCGTGGCGTTCCTGTGCATTGAAAAAGTGAGCCGACCCACGATTGTCGTCACACCAAAGATAGACCTGATGGTGCAGTGGGCGCGCGAACTGGAGCAGTCCTTCGGCGTCACGGTCGGCATGGTCGGCGGGAACGAACACAACTTTCAACCGCTCACCGTCACCACCTACGACTCGGCCTACATTCACCTCGAGAAATGGTCGAACAAGTACGGCCTCATCATCTTCGATGAGTGCCACCACTTGCCGGGAGTCTCGTACTCTGAGGCCGCAAATGCGAGCCTCGCCCCGTTCCGCTTGGGGCTGACCGCCACTCCCGAACGCGCAGACGGTGGCGAGCAGATGTTTCCGCAACTAATCGGGCCAACCTCCTACCGACTCGACATCACCGATGTAGCGGGGGAATTTCTCGCTCCCTACGAGACGCGAAAAGTGTTTGTCGACCTCACGCAAGAAGAAGAGGAAACGTACCGCAACTGTCGCGAAGAGTACAAGAAATTCACGGCCGAGCGCGGCATCAGCATGAGCGGGCCGGACGGGTTCCGCCGGTTCCTCTTTGAAGCGAGTAAGTCGCCCGACGGCTGGAAGGCGATCCGCGCCTACCGCGAGCAAAAGCGCATCGTTCAGGCCGCGAGCGGGAAATTTAAGCTTCTTGAAGACTTACTCGTCCGGCACGCAAACGACCGCGTCCTGATCTTCACCGCGGACAATGCCACTGTGTACGAGATCGCACGCCGGTACCTCATCCCCGCGATGACGAACCAGACCAAGCCGAAAGAGCGCAAAGCGATTCTCAGCAACTTCCACGCGGGGGCGTTCAACGCGGTCGTGACGTGCCAGGTGCTCAACGAGGGCGTCGACGTACCGGCCGCGGGTGTGGGGATCGTGCTTTCGGGCACCGGAAGCGCGACGGAAAACGTGCAGCGTCTCGGCCGTATTCTCCGCAAGTACGGTGACAAACAGGCGATTCTGTACGAAGTGATCGCGCGCAACACCGCAGAAGAGTTTGTGAGCGACCGCCGCCGACAACACCGCGCATTCCAATGA
- a CDS encoding DUF790 family protein: protein MLTGKMVRVRHAKNRLVPLYIEPHDESLLALAEQLLFAYRGSPGRTRGEVEEEFADLIPEGPRGLLPAGLAKLLEDRCEFEVSADHPPDQLREAVFKAAATARAEAANSMRPFDRAGVMSEVAEQLSLTLAPEDIDRSLFADLKDEQRVISFEDITAEQLLNRYNVALAQSILLRCTLMELRVYAETPARFRQLFRAVKFHRLICTIQETPGNSYKLTLDGPLSLFSSTNKYGLQLAMFLPTLLHCKAFDLRANIRWGAERKEKTFQLSGLDGLKSHTADFGVYTPPELQMFADTFATKVKGWMLDTDPHPILLPTSTWVPDFKLTHVKTGKEVFVEIFGFWRKGDIETHYKNLAKGVPGKFVLCVSEQMRADEESEMTLGNGVYRYKRTPLPEEVARIAGLVSGV from the coding sequence ATGCTAACAGGCAAGATGGTTCGCGTGCGGCACGCGAAGAACCGGCTCGTTCCGCTGTACATTGAACCCCACGATGAGAGCCTTCTCGCGCTCGCAGAGCAACTGCTGTTCGCGTACCGCGGATCACCGGGGCGAACACGGGGCGAAGTCGAAGAAGAGTTCGCCGACCTGATCCCCGAAGGGCCGCGAGGTTTGCTTCCGGCCGGACTCGCAAAACTGCTCGAAGACCGGTGCGAGTTCGAGGTTTCGGCCGACCACCCGCCGGACCAGTTGCGCGAAGCCGTCTTCAAAGCTGCCGCCACCGCTCGCGCGGAAGCCGCGAACTCGATGCGCCCGTTCGACCGTGCCGGGGTGATGAGTGAAGTCGCAGAGCAACTGTCACTAACGCTCGCTCCGGAGGACATCGACCGGAGCCTGTTCGCGGACCTCAAGGACGAACAGCGCGTCATTTCCTTTGAAGACATCACGGCGGAACAACTCCTCAACCGCTACAACGTCGCCCTCGCACAGTCGATTCTGCTCCGCTGCACGCTGATGGAATTGCGGGTCTACGCCGAAACACCCGCGCGCTTCCGCCAACTGTTCCGCGCAGTGAAGTTCCACCGTCTCATTTGCACCATTCAAGAGACACCCGGAAACAGCTACAAGCTCACACTCGACGGCCCACTCTCATTGTTCTCCTCCACGAACAAGTACGGGCTACAACTCGCGATGTTCCTGCCTACACTCTTGCACTGCAAGGCGTTCGACCTGCGTGCGAACATCCGCTGGGGGGCCGAACGCAAAGAGAAGACGTTCCAGCTCTCGGGCCTGGACGGGCTGAAGTCACACACCGCGGACTTCGGCGTGTACACACCGCCCGAACTCCAGATGTTCGCCGACACCTTCGCAACAAAAGTAAAGGGCTGGATGCTGGACACTGATCCGCACCCGATCCTGTTGCCGACAAGCACGTGGGTGCCGGACTTCAAGTTGACGCACGTCAAGACCGGGAAAGAAGTCTTCGTGGAGATATTCGGCTTCTGGCGCAAGGGCGACATTGAAACGCACTACAAGAACCTGGCGAAGGGCGTGCCGGGCAAGTTCGTGCTGTGCGTCTCCGAACAGATGCGCGCGGATGAAGAGTCCGAAATGACGCTCGGGAATGGTGTCTACCGCTACAAGCGCACCCCGCTCCCGGAAGAAGTGGCCCGGATCGCGGGATTGGTTTCGGGGGTGTAG
- a CDS encoding penicillin-binding protein activator LpoB: MNRRRFFGLAGTSLAGFAASTLLGCRGQQVGEVMKDNKKDLVGNTAAGAETYKPLIDEALGKLLARQGAGLQPVSAPVPAPKRICFVGLENKSSEEIGDFKEQIIETIDTRISTSQTFSQVSRKFTEAGLREARLRPDELFLPAKQRQFLAVMESAGAPFDYLLFATVTSGTTRSTSDNTQKDYMLTLELVNIQTGTPDKESASIRKGYRKSHGLR; encoded by the coding sequence ATGAACCGTCGTCGCTTTTTCGGATTGGCCGGAACGTCACTCGCGGGCTTTGCAGCTAGCACCCTGTTGGGGTGCCGCGGACAGCAAGTCGGCGAAGTGATGAAGGACAACAAGAAAGACCTCGTCGGCAATACCGCGGCCGGGGCCGAAACGTACAAACCGCTCATCGACGAAGCCCTCGGGAAGCTGCTCGCGCGCCAAGGCGCCGGGCTTCAACCCGTTTCTGCGCCGGTACCCGCACCGAAGCGAATCTGCTTCGTGGGCCTGGAAAACAAGTCGTCCGAAGAAATCGGCGATTTCAAAGAACAGATCATCGAAACCATCGACACGCGCATCAGCACATCGCAAACCTTCTCGCAAGTCAGCCGCAAGTTTACAGAAGCAGGATTACGTGAAGCGCGACTCCGGCCAGACGAGCTGTTCCTGCCTGCGAAACAGCGCCAGTTCCTCGCGGTTATGGAATCGGCAGGTGCTCCGTTTGATTACCTGCTATTCGCAACCGTCACGTCCGGGACGACCCGCTCCACCAGTGACAACACGCAAAAGGATTACATGCTCACACTCGAGCTCGTGAACATCCAAACTGGAACACCGGACAAGGAATCGGCCTCGATCCGCAAGGGATACCGCAAGAGCCACGGGCTGCGCTAA